The Paenibacillus polymyxa M1 DNA segment AGCTCACAAAAAGGATATCAAGTCTTTTCTTGAAAGAAAAGACTTGATATCCTTTTTACGCCTTAAAAACAAATACTGAAAATATTGGTATCTCCTCTTGTACTGGTGCTCATAAGATTTTCAACTGTTTTAGTTTGCAGCTGTCTGATTTTGTTTGAAAGCTCTTTATTTCTAATCTGCACTGTACCATCTTCTTCCAAGAAAATGTCATTTGGAGTAATTGAGACACCAAATACTTTTCCGTGACCTGAGTCTTCTGGCATATTAAATTTCACCCCCTTTCAAATAAATTAAATGATGGAATGTTTGGGACAACCCAAATCTGATTTATTCAGTGTAAGTAAACCTTTTAACCAAGGTGCTAAACGTTCTTGGCTAATCTTTAAAGTCCCGTCATTCGTTATATACCCTATATTATTTTTTTCGTCATTTAAAGCAACCGTACATTTTCCGAGACTCCCATCCGACCTTATTACTAATGAGTTAGGTCTGGCAGCATAACAAATTTCTAACTCATTGGAATTTTTTCTTGGAGCAGTTTTACCATGAATTATTTCTTCTAACGGCTGTATTACTTTATTATGTTTGCTCTTCTCAATGATTTTGGGGTGCTCTTCATTTTTTCCCCCAAATTGGGCAATAGGTTTCAATAAAATTTTGAATCTTTGATCACTATAAAAATGTTTTTTCAGTAGTTCCAAAAAGTCTGGAATATAAGGTAAATTTTCATGAAACAAATGAACTCGGATAGTTACAAAAACATTCAAATTAGATTCCTTTATAGCTAGTAAATTGTTCCATACTGTATCAAAACTTCCCTCTGTATTCACTTTTTTACGGGTTTGATTATGTATCTCTTTTGGTCCGTCCAATGTTATTTGATATTTTGTAATACCAACATTGACTAGTTCGTTAAAAATAGATGGTGACAATAAATATCCGTTAGTTGTTATAGATATTAAATATGATGTTAAATTATTTTTCGTAGATAACTTTTGAGCATGTTCACTGATATTAAGAAGAATATCTTTGGCCAATAATGGTTCTCCACCGAACCAGCTTATTGTTAGATGTTTTAACTGAGGTACTCTTCTAGTTAGAAATTTTTTTATTGCTTGAATAGTTTCAGGAGACATACGCTTCATTTTAAAATCTTCATAGCAATATGTGCATCTAAAATTACATTGTTCTGTTGGAAGGATAATCAGTTCTTGAATTTCATTTGAAACAAGATAGGACAATATACCTGACTTATCTAACATTTCAACCACTCCTTTTTAATCATAAGGCTGCCCAGTTATCGTTTTATTATTCAGTAGTTTTTACATTCTATTAATTTTTTTCTATGGATCAACTTAATCTTTTCAAAGTAACTTTTAAAGAGAACTAATAACAGATTATAACAAGTCGACGATATAATCTGACCACGAATGAAGTTTATCTAACTAATTCTAATTTAACTTTTTTGATCTCAGATATGCACTTTTCAATAAATTAAAAAAAGATTAATCAATAAAATGATATAAGGAAGCGTTTGACTTAGATAACCTCCAAAAAATTCTCATGTTCTAATCAGCTAAAGTTAAATCATTGAAGAAGAATTTACTGATATCAGAATAATTAGATCGAATTTAGGAAAAATTGAATTTGAGAAACTAATACATTAAGGAGGTAATAAAAATGGCAAAAGGATATTCGTTACACATTGGATTAAATTTTATTGACCCTCAACATTACGCAGGATGGGACGGAAGATTGATTGCCTGTGAAGCTGATGCGAAGGATATGGAGTTGATTTCACGTTCATTAAATTACAATAATACCTCTACATTGTTAACTGCAAATGCAACAATAAATAATGTAGCTACAGAAATAAAAAAGGCGGCTACAGATTTAGAAAATGGAGATATCTTCTTTCTCACTTTTTCTGGACACGGAGGTACTTCAACTGACTTAAATCACGATGAGTTAGATACTCATGATGAAACATGGTGTTTATACGATGGACAAGTCTTAGACGATGAATTGTTCGAATTATGGTCATTATTCAAAGAAGGTGTAAGAATAATTATTTTGTCAGACTCCTGTTATAGTGGAACAGTATCTAGAGCTCGTCACTATGGTTTAGACACCGATACAAATATTGATACCGTAAATAACATTAGATACAAATTTATGCCGCTTGAAATCGCCAAAAGAACATATAAAAACAATATTAATTTTTATACAAACAAAGTAAAACACGTTATTAAAAACAAAAATTCCATTGAATTAAAATGTTCGGTTAAACTTATATCAGGTTGTCAGGACAATCAAACCTCCGCAGACGGAGACATCAATGGATATTTCACCGCAAAATTATTAGAAGTATGGAATGAGGGGAAATTTCGAGGTAACTATAAAGATTTCTATGAAAAATTAAAGTCTATAATGCCCCCAACTCAAACCCCAAACTATTATAATATTGGAATAACAAATACAGAATTTGATAATCAAAAACCCTTCACAATTCAAGATATTATAATACCTGTAAGAACGCTATATGTGGAAGATCCCATCTTTCCATCATCAAGATCAAATGTGACAGATGTAATTATTGAACAGATAAAGAGAGAGATAGAAAAAACTTTAGAGCCTCTTGCACAAGGAAATGAAGGATACGTACGATGTGAAAATCTAGAACTGAATGGAACAAATTTAAAAGCACGTGTTCTTATCCGACACAAACACAAATCTAACGGAATAACAATTTATGCAGCTAAAACTTGGGTGGATATTGACACTGATGTTATGAATCCAGACCCAGAAGATTTAAAAGTTTGCATAAACTCACCAATCGGAAATATATGCATAACTTTGGCTGATTTAATTAAATTGATTGCAACTTTATTGTTATAGTCTCATTTATGTGGTACATTGTCAGGTTCCTGGCTTCAAATAACATTTTCGTTTACATCTAGATCCATGGTACAGATGTAAAGAAGAACTCTATATTGAGCTACATATTAGTAGAGTCCCTCTTTACATCTACTCTAAATTCAAACTGATTCCTCATGAAAAAGATTCCATTAAGACTCCGGTGTAATCTTCTCCACTACTCCACCGTAGTCCACAATATCTATCAACTCCTCACCTAATGGCTGTACTACATATACTCTTGCCTGGCTTAATGCAGCTGCAAATAGTTCTATGTCTGACTTTAACACCCTATATGTATGATTCATGCTATCACCTCGATAATTCTTTCGCTGAACGGTGTAGTAATTCCTTCAATAAAAAAATCCCCGTCAACCAGTTAAGGTTAGCGGGAATTTGCTTTACTTACGTTTAAGCCCCTCCTTGTTGATCGAAAAGTACGATATTCTGATGGTGGCTATGAGTCTGAACAGGTATAGTCACGATAAACAAAAAACTAGCTGCGACAATCAATAGCGCCATTTTTCTTAACATCAGCTATCCACACCCTTTCAATAAATTCTAAATATGCTGCCTTGGTTTCGGATACTGCATAAGCTCGATAACGCTCAAACAATACCATACATTTTATAAAATAAGTCTCATTATTTAGTGTATGATAACTTACCATTGAATACATCAAGTATTTGAAGCCATCGTCGTATGTACCTCGATATAAATGATAATAAGCTAATTCATAACTCAAACGTGCATACTGTTCTGGTATAACTTGTTTCGTATATATGTCATTAGATTGCGGAAATAGCAAAAGTGAATTAACATCCGTTTCAAAACGCTGAAGTATATCACTTACGTCTATCTGGTATCGGTTTGCCGTCATCATAATGTTCAACAGTTGGGCAACTTTATCTTGTTCAGATGTATCTGATGGTGCACCAATGTATTTAACATAATCATATAAGGCGTTTATATCTCCAGATAAAAGCTTATTTGCGACAGCGTTAGCTTGCGCCCAACCTTTGAATAAATTAATCCAATATAATGTATCCTCGTCCATCTCTCTAACCCACTCTAAATCCGCATAGGCGTATGTATATTGTAGAGCTTGCTGATAATCGCCTTTGGCTTCACAGACACCTGCACACAGCAGGTCAGCATAAGAAATGTACACAAACAGAGGACGCGTTAGCTTGTTAGTAGATTCACATTCCCGACTCTTGTGTTCGTGTTTCAAATTATATTGAATTTCCGCTTTAGCTCTCATTAATTTAGCTATTTCGTCAACCTTATCCCATTTACGCAAAGACCTGTACACGTTAGCTAAATCCTTCAACGCGTCAAGCTGGTCTATTTCATCTAGGCGTTCCACGAAGGGTTCAAATAGTGTGGCAGCCTTAAGATTCTGGCTTTGATCGTCTCCAATCTGAATCGTGAATATGCGATATTGACAGACTGCCAAACGTTCAGAATGTTGATATTTTTCCGCTTCGGCTACCCCCTCATAGAGCACCAACGCAGCCTCATGACGTCCCTGCGCCAACAACCCTTCTGCAATTTCAAATAGCTTGGGTGAATACAGTAGATTATCCATGATGGCTCCCACTACTCGACGGATCGCATCCAACTTGTCCAACTCCGCACAGCGAAATATAAATGGCTCGATTCGTCTCATATTCGGGGGATGGTCGATGATGTAGTTTTCTACAAACAAGTCGTAAAAATAGCCTTCTGGCAAACCCATAGCCTCAGTAATTCGATCCAGTTGGTTAACAGACAAAGGCTTATTTCCTGTCACGATAGCACTTACTGCTCCCCTATTCATATCCGCAATATGACCAAATTGTGAAAAGCTCAAACCCTCTTGTTGTAGGAATCTGTCTAATTCTGCTCGAATCGTAGGTGTATGTTCCATGCCATAGCCACCCCTCGCATAAAAATTCCAGTATTTTATATTCATTTACTATTTTTGCCCAGCAATTAACCGATTGTCAATATCTTTTTTTGCGAATCATGTAGAAAGGCTACGTTTGTCATAAGAGCATTCCTAAAAACAAAAAAGTACCCCACCGGCACTAAGCCAGAAAAAGATAAGAGGCTTCTCAAAAGTTCGGAGAACTAATGAGAGCCTCTAAAAAACAGATTGGTTGTTAACAAATCGTTAACAAATCAATATAACCCCTTAAACCCTTGGTGCAAGAAGGGCTTAAGGGGTTATTACATCATGCCGCTCATCTTTGATTTACTCTCGCCGAGGAACGTCGTTAACCTTATCTTCTATTGTATAGCTTGTTTGGGCTTATCTTCAGAAAGTTTTATTCGTGTACATCTGCCCTCATTCGCCGGAATTGTGATTTTTTTGTGATTCAAACAGCCATGTTGCCACACACAATTCGGTCTCATCAACAACTTCCCTACAATTGTATATTTGGGTATACAAAGTAGCAATGATACTTCCTGATGTTAATATTCCCTAAAATACTTCGTTCCTGGGGTGTAACGATCTTTTGATCACGGCCCCAGCCCTCTATGATTACTATATCCGCAATGAGGACTTATCCCGCCCACGTAAAATAGTTATCCTTCTCGAGAGCAACCGGGTGAGAATGAATTCAACGGGAAGTTTAATCTTCGATTTCCCCGCAGCCTGCACTGGTAATTAGTGAGCATGAAGCTGGAGAG contains these protein-coding regions:
- a CDS encoding helix-turn-helix transcriptional regulator, whose translation is MEHTPTIRAELDRFLQQEGLSFSQFGHIADMNRGAVSAIVTGNKPLSVNQLDRITEAMGLPEGYFYDLFVENYIIDHPPNMRRIEPFIFRCAELDKLDAIRRVVGAIMDNLLYSPKLFEIAEGLLAQGRHEAALVLYEGVAEAEKYQHSERLAVCQYRIFTIQIGDDQSQNLKAATLFEPFVERLDEIDQLDALKDLANVYRSLRKWDKVDEIAKLMRAKAEIQYNLKHEHKSRECESTNKLTRPLFVYISYADLLCAGVCEAKGDYQQALQYTYAYADLEWVREMDEDTLYWINLFKGWAQANAVANKLLSGDINALYDYVKYIGAPSDTSEQDKVAQLLNIMMTANRYQIDVSDILQRFETDVNSLLLFPQSNDIYTKQVIPEQYARLSYELAYYHLYRGTYDDGFKYLMYSMVSYHTLNNETYFIKCMVLFERYRAYAVSETKAAYLEFIERVWIADVKKNGAIDCRS
- a CDS encoding radical SAM protein — translated: MLDKSGILSYLVSNEIQELIILPTEQCNFRCTYCYEDFKMKRMSPETIQAIKKFLTRRVPQLKHLTISWFGGEPLLAKDILLNISEHAQKLSTKNNLTSYLISITTNGYLLSPSIFNELVNVGITKYQITLDGPKEIHNQTRKKVNTEGSFDTVWNNLLAIKESNLNVFVTIRVHLFHENLPYIPDFLELLKKHFYSDQRFKILLKPIAQFGGKNEEHPKIIEKSKHNKVIQPLEEIIHGKTAPRKNSNELEICYAARPNSLVIRSDGSLGKCTVALNDEKNNIGYITNDGTLKISQERLAPWLKGLLTLNKSDLGCPKHSII
- a CDS encoding caspase family protein, with translation MAKGYSLHIGLNFIDPQHYAGWDGRLIACEADAKDMELISRSLNYNNTSTLLTANATINNVATEIKKAATDLENGDIFFLTFSGHGGTSTDLNHDELDTHDETWCLYDGQVLDDELFELWSLFKEGVRIIILSDSCYSGTVSRARHYGLDTDTNIDTVNNIRYKFMPLEIAKRTYKNNINFYTNKVKHVIKNKNSIELKCSVKLISGCQDNQTSADGDINGYFTAKLLEVWNEGKFRGNYKDFYEKLKSIMPPTQTPNYYNIGITNTEFDNQKPFTIQDIIIPVRTLYVEDPIFPSSRSNVTDVIIEQIKREIEKTLEPLAQGNEGYVRCENLELNGTNLKARVLIRHKHKSNGITIYAAKTWVDIDTDVMNPDPEDLKVCINSPIGNICITLADLIKLIATLLL